A genomic region of Candidatus Omnitrophota bacterium contains the following coding sequences:
- a CDS encoding DUF3096 domain-containing protein: protein MLIGIFLIICGVLIAIYPKLLSIIVAFLLIFLGILLVMISLQFKRIGSQRDFSFLRFFFRL from the coding sequence ATGCTTATAGGTATATTTTTGATTATCTGTGGTGTACTTATTGCCATTTATCCAAAACTTTTGTCGATAATCGTCGCTTTTTTGCTCATTTTCTTGGGAATTTTATTGGTTATGATTAGTTTACAATTTAAAAGAATCGGTTCCCAGAGAGATTTTTCTTTTTTGAGATTCTTTTTTAGATTGTAA